One segment of Neobacillus endophyticus DNA contains the following:
- a CDS encoding NAD(P)/FAD-dependent oxidoreductase gives MKFDVIVVGGGPSGLMAAIAAGEKGAKVLLIDKGDKLGRKLAISGGGRCNVTNRLPIEEIIKHIPGNGKFLYSAFSIFNNEDIIAFFEGLGISLKEEDHGRMFPVSNKAQSVVDALLMQLEKLQVTIFKNCAVADVLYENGHTSGVRLRDGQKISANAVVIAVGGKSVPHTGSTGDGYAWAEKAGHTITDLFPTEVPIASNEPFIVNKTLQGLSLRDIKLSVLNPKGKPIITHQMDMIFTHFGISGPAVLRCSQFVVKAMKKWKLTDVTVSLDALPEQTEEKLFQDITKLIKMEPKKIIKNTLKGLLPERYLLFLLEQSEIDPAEQSGGISHEKIRLLSRNCKQFQFTVNGTLSIEKAFVTGGGVSVKEVDPKTMGSKLMPGLYFCGEILDIHGYTGGYNITSALVTGRLAGTNASHQS, from the coding sequence ATGAAATTTGATGTTATTGTCGTTGGCGGAGGTCCCTCTGGTTTAATGGCCGCTATTGCTGCCGGAGAAAAAGGAGCCAAGGTACTGCTGATCGATAAAGGAGACAAATTAGGAAGAAAGCTGGCCATTTCTGGAGGCGGACGCTGTAATGTTACCAATCGTCTTCCTATAGAGGAGATCATCAAGCACATCCCAGGAAATGGTAAATTTTTATATAGCGCATTTTCAATCTTTAATAATGAAGATATTATTGCCTTTTTTGAAGGCCTGGGAATTTCATTAAAGGAAGAAGACCATGGGCGGATGTTCCCGGTTTCTAATAAAGCCCAATCTGTGGTGGACGCATTATTAATGCAATTGGAAAAATTACAAGTGACAATTTTTAAAAATTGTGCTGTTGCTGACGTCCTTTATGAAAACGGCCATACCTCTGGAGTGCGCTTGAGAGACGGCCAAAAAATTTCAGCGAATGCCGTAGTCATAGCGGTTGGCGGTAAGTCTGTTCCGCACACTGGTTCAACTGGTGATGGATACGCATGGGCGGAAAAAGCGGGGCATACGATTACTGATTTATTTCCCACTGAGGTTCCAATCGCTTCTAATGAACCATTTATTGTAAATAAAACCTTACAAGGGTTATCGTTGAGAGATATTAAATTGAGTGTGCTAAATCCAAAAGGAAAGCCTATTATTACCCACCAAATGGATATGATATTTACCCATTTTGGCATTAGCGGCCCAGCTGTTTTACGATGCAGTCAGTTCGTGGTTAAAGCGATGAAAAAGTGGAAATTAACTGATGTGACGGTAAGTCTTGATGCTTTGCCGGAACAAACAGAAGAGAAACTTTTCCAAGACATAACGAAGCTTATTAAAATGGAGCCAAAAAAAATCATAAAAAATACATTAAAAGGATTACTCCCAGAACGCTATCTGTTGTTTTTATTGGAACAAAGCGAAATTGATCCTGCGGAACAAAGCGGTGGCATTTCTCATGAAAAAATCCGCCTTTTGTCCAGAAACTGCAAGCAATTTCAGTTTACGGTCAATGGAACACTTTCAATCGAAAAAGCTTTTGTAACAGGCGGCGGTGTCTCCGTGAAAGAAGTGGATCCCAAAACAATGGGTTCCAAGCTTATGCCAGGATTATATTTCTGTGGTGAAATTCTCGATATCCATGGATACACAGGAGGTTACAATATTACATCCGCACTGGTGACCGGCAGGCTGGCCGGTACAAATGCCTCCCATCAATCATAA
- a CDS encoding sporulation protein Cse60, with amino-acid sequence MIQVKLFDREHEKDLEKEMNFFLKGLDEKSLLDIKYNVAAFPEEEEEEQVYCFSAMIIYRA; translated from the coding sequence TTGATACAGGTTAAATTATTTGACCGCGAGCACGAAAAAGATCTGGAAAAAGAAATGAATTTTTTTTTGAAGGGACTTGATGAAAAGAGTCTGCTTGATATTAAATATAATGTTGCAGCCTTTCCGGAAGAAGAGGAAGAAGAGCAGGTCTATTGTTTCTCCGCGATGATTATTTACAGGGCCTGA